One stretch of Halobaculum marinum DNA includes these proteins:
- a CDS encoding DEAD/DEAH box helicase yields MTDDDGDATGVDDASATDRDAEALTIDNFYDAVEAAARPVLTATQVARETDRTQAAASDQLDALADEGSVERVDVEADPVVYYPSSWGDLAERERVVMFPTRRQIVVDQPTQYTRAMLADFAHLVDSTGTEPGTRGYLYEIRQEDIWAAPFEEFSQLLARMRSVLPRRSPHLEEWVENQWKRARQFRLRTHEDGYVVLEADREELMGNVARQKLDPTVLQADLSDTESWVNEHEIGHVKRVLYEAGYPVVDERELESGDPLDVELEADLRAYQTDWVDRFTEQRAGVFVAPPGSGKTVAALGVLAAVGGETLILVPSRELAGQWKAEILAHTNLDESQIGEYHGGEKEIRPVTIATYQTAGMDRHRSLFDSREWGLIVYDECHHIPSPVFRRSADLQSKHRLGLSATPIREDDNEEEIFTLIGPPIGTDWGALFDAGFVQEPEVEIRYVPWRDDEAQNEWANADGRDRHIAAAKNPAKADEVRRLRDQHGDAKALVFVDYLDQGEALAADLGVPFVSGETRHHVRQRLFEEFRQGERRTLVVSRIADEGIDLPNAELAVVASGLGGSRRQGAQRAGRTMRPAGSALVYVLATRGTSEEDFAQRQMNHLAEKGIRVHERTVE; encoded by the coding sequence ATGACGGACGACGACGGCGATGCGACGGGCGTCGACGACGCGTCGGCGACCGACCGGGACGCCGAGGCGCTCACGATCGACAACTTCTACGACGCCGTCGAGGCGGCGGCGCGACCGGTGTTGACGGCCACGCAGGTCGCCCGCGAGACAGACCGGACGCAGGCTGCGGCCAGCGACCAGCTCGACGCACTGGCCGACGAGGGGAGCGTCGAACGCGTCGACGTTGAGGCGGACCCGGTCGTCTACTACCCGAGTTCGTGGGGGGACCTCGCCGAACGCGAGCGAGTCGTCATGTTCCCCACGCGCCGTCAGATCGTCGTCGACCAGCCGACGCAGTACACGCGGGCGATGCTGGCGGACTTCGCACACCTCGTCGACTCTACGGGGACCGAACCGGGGACGCGCGGCTACCTCTACGAGATCCGGCAGGAGGATATCTGGGCGGCGCCGTTCGAGGAGTTCTCGCAGTTGCTCGCGCGGATGCGGTCGGTGCTCCCGCGGCGGTCGCCGCACCTGGAGGAGTGGGTCGAGAACCAGTGGAAGCGCGCGCGGCAGTTCCGCCTGCGAACGCACGAGGACGGCTACGTGGTCCTCGAAGCCGACCGCGAGGAGTTGATGGGCAACGTCGCCCGCCAGAAGCTCGACCCGACCGTGTTGCAGGCGGACCTCTCCGATACGGAGTCGTGGGTGAACGAACACGAGATCGGTCACGTGAAGCGCGTGCTGTACGAGGCGGGCTACCCCGTCGTCGACGAGCGCGAACTGGAGTCGGGTGACCCGCTGGACGTGGAACTGGAGGCCGACCTCCGTGCGTACCAAACAGACTGGGTCGACCGATTCACCGAACAGCGCGCGGGCGTGTTCGTCGCGCCACCGGGGTCGGGCAAGACGGTCGCCGCGCTCGGCGTGCTCGCGGCCGTCGGCGGCGAGACGCTGATCCTCGTCCCCTCGCGCGAACTCGCCGGGCAGTGGAAGGCGGAGATCCTCGCCCACACGAACCTCGACGAGTCGCAGATCGGCGAGTACCACGGCGGGGAGAAGGAGATCCGACCCGTGACCATCGCCACCTACCAGACCGCCGGGATGGATCGCCACCGCTCGCTGTTCGACTCGCGCGAGTGGGGGCTGATCGTGTACGACGAGTGCCACCACATCCCCTCGCCAGTGTTCCGCCGCTCGGCGGACCTCCAGAGCAAACACCGACTCGGACTGTCCGCGACGCCGATCCGTGAGGACGACAACGAAGAGGAGATCTTCACGCTCATCGGCCCGCCCATCGGGACCGACTGGGGCGCGCTGTTCGACGCCGGGTTCGTGCAGGAACCGGAGGTCGAGATCCGGTACGTGCCGTGGCGCGACGACGAAGCACAGAACGAATGGGCCAACGCCGACGGCCGCGACCGCCACATCGCGGCGGCGAAGAACCCCGCGAAGGCCGACGAGGTGCGCCGTCTGCGCGACCAGCACGGCGACGCGAAGGCCCTCGTGTTCGTCGACTACCTCGACCAAGGCGAGGCGCTCGCGGCGGATCTGGGCGTCCCCTTCGTCTCCGGGGAGACGCGCCACCACGTCCGCCAGCGCCTGTTCGAGGAGTTCCGACAGGGCGAGCGCCGGACGCTCGTCGTCTCGCGCATCGCCGACGAGGGTATCGACCTGCCGAACGCCGAGTTAGCCGTCGTCGCTTCGGGACTCGGTGGAAGTCGACGCCAGGGCGCTCAGCGCGCCGGACGGACGATGCGCCCTGCGGGGTCGGCGCTCGTGTACGTGCTCGCGACGCGCGGCACCAGCGAGGAGGACTTCGCGCAGCGGCAGATGAACCACCTCGCCGAGAAGGGGATCCGCGTCCACGAGCGGACCGTCGAGTAG
- a CDS encoding TATA-box-binding protein — protein sequence MTDPAESIEIQNVVASTGIGQELDLEALAEDLPGADFNPDNFPGLVYRTQEPKAAALIFRSGKIVCTGAKSIDDVHDALGIIFEKLRGLKIPVEDDPDITVQNIVSSADLGHQLNLNALAIGLGLEDVEYEPEQFPGLVYRMDEPDVVILLFGSGKIVITGGKRTDDAEEAVEEIVDRIEALGLLG from the coding sequence ATGACGGACCCGGCAGAATCCATCGAGATTCAGAACGTTGTAGCATCGACGGGGATTGGGCAGGAGCTCGACCTCGAAGCGTTGGCGGAGGACCTCCCGGGTGCGGACTTCAACCCGGACAACTTCCCCGGGCTGGTCTACCGGACGCAGGAGCCGAAGGCGGCGGCACTCATCTTCCGCTCGGGCAAGATCGTCTGCACCGGTGCCAAGAGCATCGACGACGTGCACGACGCGCTCGGGATCATCTTCGAGAAGCTCCGCGGCCTGAAGATTCCCGTGGAGGACGACCCGGACATCACCGTCCAGAACATCGTCTCCTCGGCGGACCTGGGCCACCAGCTCAACCTCAACGCCCTCGCGATCGGGCTGGGCCTCGAGGACGTCGAGTACGAACCCGAGCAGTTCCCCGGCCTCGTCTACCGCATGGACGAGCCCGACGTGGTCATTCTGCTGTTCGGCTCTGGGAAGATCGTGATCACCGGCGGCAAGCGCACCGACGACGCCGAAGAAGCAGTCGAGGAGATCGTCGACCGCATCGAAGCGCTCGGCCTGCTCGGGTAG
- a CDS encoding MoaD family protein, which translates to MEVECRLFGPFREDAGVADVVRETDAETVGDLLRELEREYPALAGRLVDEEAATTAGSTVVTKAKKNVRHLDGLDTPLADGDVIRLVPSVYGG; encoded by the coding sequence ATCGAAGTCGAGTGTCGACTGTTCGGGCCGTTCCGCGAGGACGCCGGCGTCGCCGACGTCGTCCGCGAGACGGACGCCGAAACGGTCGGCGACCTCCTCCGGGAGTTGGAGCGCGAGTACCCCGCCCTCGCCGGTCGCCTCGTCGACGAGGAGGCGGCGACGACTGCGGGGTCGACGGTCGTGACGAAGGCGAAGAAGAACGTCCGCCACCTCGACGGCCTCGACACGCCGCTGGCCGACGGCGACGTGATCCGCCTCGTGCCGTCGGTGTACGGCGGGTGA
- a CDS encoding aldehyde ferredoxin oxidoreductase C-terminal domain-containing protein — protein MLTAKGPLLTVDVTDRTVAETDISETLSAFIGGRAAATALAHERIPVDADPFGPENRAYLSTGPLQMSQMSFTGRMNMTALSPLTDGLASTNAGGYLSRNFADTGYSVVEFVGASDEPLAVHVRDDGVEFEAVPELAGAEVSAVSEYMSEEHDLGPENCITVGPAGENLVRFASVMTFDSRAFGRGGLGTVLGSKNVKCVTFAGDGSARPEIEVANPPSADVHREAATSDDRMKRQGTTGGTEFINDNFALPTRYFDEYEFESAAGIGGDAVEAKKYKKGACSQCAYACKLPTRDEERGVETEGPEFETVYAFGSCQGVGDIVDVMEANELCDELGMDTISAGVTVAAYLKSEDAFGDAELAREVLREIASRETERGDLLAEGVHRAHEALGVNDYTVKGMEFAAHDGRVLHGQGLSYAVANRGADHMYAGMLGLEYSGELDPEGTLGKAERLVHEENRNVIRDSGVVCAFAGDYITDERLAMLLETDYEHLLEIGARVVARERHFNNQRGKDVADDGLPYADEVPDLDAAVQEYYEARGWNEDGTVPDDALDSLTETAIGYGAVADD, from the coding sequence ATGCTCACAGCGAAAGGGCCACTCTTGACGGTCGACGTGACCGACCGGACCGTCGCCGAGACCGACATCTCGGAGACGCTCTCGGCGTTCATCGGCGGGCGCGCCGCCGCGACGGCGCTGGCGCACGAGCGCATCCCCGTCGACGCCGACCCGTTCGGGCCGGAGAACCGCGCGTACCTGTCGACCGGGCCGCTCCAGATGAGCCAGATGAGCTTCACCGGGCGGATGAACATGACCGCGCTGTCGCCGCTCACCGACGGCCTCGCCTCGACGAACGCGGGCGGCTACCTCTCGCGCAACTTCGCCGACACCGGCTACTCGGTCGTCGAGTTCGTCGGCGCGAGCGACGAACCGCTCGCGGTTCACGTCCGCGACGACGGCGTCGAGTTCGAGGCGGTGCCAGAGTTGGCCGGCGCGGAGGTGTCAGCGGTGTCCGAGTACATGAGCGAGGAGCACGACCTGGGCCCCGAGAACTGCATCACGGTCGGCCCCGCCGGAGAGAACCTCGTCCGGTTCGCCTCCGTGATGACGTTCGACTCGCGCGCGTTCGGTCGCGGGGGCCTCGGCACCGTCCTCGGGAGCAAGAACGTCAAGTGCGTCACGTTCGCGGGCGACGGAAGCGCCCGCCCCGAAATCGAGGTGGCGAACCCGCCGTCGGCGGACGTCCACCGCGAGGCGGCCACCTCCGACGACCGCATGAAGCGACAGGGGACGACCGGCGGCACGGAGTTCATCAACGACAACTTCGCGCTCCCGACGCGCTACTTCGACGAGTACGAGTTCGAGTCGGCGGCGGGCATCGGCGGCGACGCCGTCGAGGCGAAGAAGTACAAGAAGGGCGCCTGCTCGCAGTGCGCCTACGCCTGCAAACTCCCCACCCGCGACGAGGAGCGCGGCGTCGAGACGGAGGGCCCGGAGTTCGAAACCGTGTACGCGTTCGGCTCCTGCCAAGGCGTCGGCGACATCGTCGACGTGATGGAGGCGAACGAACTGTGTGACGAACTCGGGATGGACACCATCTCCGCGGGCGTCACCGTCGCCGCCTACCTCAAGAGCGAGGACGCGTTCGGTGACGCCGAACTCGCGCGCGAGGTGCTCCGGGAAATCGCCAGCCGTGAGACGGAACGCGGCGACCTGCTCGCCGAGGGCGTCCACCGCGCCCACGAGGCACTCGGCGTGAACGACTACACGGTGAAGGGGATGGAGTTCGCCGCCCACGACGGGCGCGTGCTCCACGGGCAAGGGCTGAGCTACGCCGTCGCGAACCGTGGCGCCGACCACATGTACGCCGGGATGCTCGGCCTGGAGTACTCGGGCGAACTCGACCCGGAGGGGACGCTCGGGAAGGCCGAGCGCCTCGTCCACGAGGAGAACCGCAACGTGATCCGCGACTCTGGCGTCGTCTGCGCGTTCGCCGGCGACTACATCACCGACGAGCGCCTCGCGATGCTGTTGGAGACCGACTACGAGCACCTGCTGGAGATCGGTGCCCGGGTCGTCGCGCGCGAGCGCCACTTCAACAACCAGCGCGGCAAAGACGTCGCCGACGACGGCCTCCCGTACGCCGACGAGGTGCCCGACCTCGACGCCGCGGTGCAGGAGTACTACGAAGCGCGCGGGTGGAACGAGGACGGCACTGTCCCCGACGACGCGCTCGACTCGCTCACCGAGACGGCGATCGGATACGGCGCCGTCGCCGACGACTAA
- a CDS encoding MATE family efflux transporter has translation MSVRERLSSVFKGRDEFDLTDGSIGKPLFYLSLPIVVTNLLQTAYNLADTLWLGRYSTEALAAISFAFPMVFLLFSLGMGITVAGSVLVAQHVGADEEGKAEYAASQTVSFAVIASLILGAVGYFLVGDLLGLLGASPDVLPGATAYMRIISSGLVFMFGFFVFTALLRGYGDTITPMLVMLLTVVVNIVIDPFLIFGWWIFPELGVAGAAYATIFSRALAFVVGMAIMLRGHRGVQIVPSQMVPNLSYARKIVRIGVPASVEMTGRSLSVNLMLVIVGLFPTTVVAGYGIGVRVFSVIFLPAIAVARGVETMTGQNIGAGKPDRAATAAGLAAKYMFVILASMGVFVILAARPIATVFTDDPAVIATTADFLRWVAPTFGFIGVMRAYNGSFRGAGKTMTAAAISILMLGVIRIPVALGLAQPDILGLPIPGFESTGIWMAFAVSNTAGAIIAYLWYQRGTWRDADPRGDPVAGDDEEGADASAAPTDD, from the coding sequence ATGAGCGTCCGGGAGCGGCTCTCGTCGGTGTTCAAGGGCCGCGACGAGTTCGACCTGACCGACGGCAGCATCGGCAAGCCGCTGTTCTACCTCTCGCTGCCCATCGTCGTCACGAACCTGCTCCAGACGGCGTACAACCTCGCGGACACGCTGTGGCTCGGTCGTTACAGCACGGAGGCGCTGGCGGCGATCTCGTTCGCGTTCCCGATGGTGTTTCTCCTGTTCTCACTCGGGATGGGGATCACCGTCGCGGGGTCGGTGCTCGTCGCCCAACACGTGGGGGCCGACGAGGAGGGGAAAGCCGAGTACGCCGCCTCACAGACCGTCTCCTTCGCCGTCATCGCGTCGCTGATCCTCGGGGCCGTCGGCTACTTCCTCGTCGGCGACCTACTGGGGCTGCTCGGCGCGTCGCCAGACGTGTTGCCGGGTGCGACGGCGTACATGCGCATCATCTCCTCGGGACTGGTGTTCATGTTCGGCTTCTTCGTGTTCACCGCGCTCCTGCGCGGCTACGGCGACACGATCACGCCGATGTTGGTGATGCTGCTCACCGTCGTCGTGAACATCGTCATCGACCCCTTCCTCATCTTCGGCTGGTGGATCTTCCCCGAACTGGGCGTCGCCGGCGCCGCCTACGCGACCATCTTCTCGCGGGCGCTCGCGTTCGTCGTCGGGATGGCGATCATGCTGCGCGGGCACCGGGGCGTCCAGATCGTCCCGAGCCAGATGGTACCGAACCTGTCGTACGCCCGCAAGATCGTCCGCATTGGCGTGCCAGCGTCCGTCGAGATGACGGGGCGGTCGCTGTCGGTGAACCTGATGCTCGTCATCGTCGGCCTGTTCCCGACGACCGTCGTCGCGGGGTACGGCATCGGTGTCCGTGTGTTCTCGGTCATCTTCCTCCCGGCCATTGCCGTCGCTCGCGGCGTCGAGACGATGACCGGCCAGAACATCGGCGCGGGCAAGCCCGACCGCGCGGCGACCGCCGCCGGCCTTGCGGCGAAGTACATGTTCGTCATCCTCGCGTCGATGGGGGTCTTCGTTATCCTCGCGGCTCGTCCCATCGCGACGGTGTTCACCGACGACCCCGCGGTCATCGCCACCACCGCCGACTTCCTCCGGTGGGTCGCGCCGACGTTCGGCTTCATCGGCGTGATGCGCGCGTACAACGGGAGCTTCCGGGGCGCGGGCAAGACGATGACCGCCGCAGCGATCTCGATCCTGATGCTGGGCGTGATCCGCATCCCCGTCGCGCTCGGCCTCGCGCAACCGGACATCCTCGGCCTCCCGATTCCCGGCTTCGAGTCGACTGGGATCTGGATGGCGTTCGCGGTCTCGAACACCGCGGGTGCGATCATCGCCTACCTCTGGTACCAGCGCGGGACGTGGCGTGACGCCGACCCGCGCGGCGACCCCGTCGCCGGTGACGACGAGGAAGGCGCCGACGCCTCCGCTGCGCCGACCGACGACTGA
- a CDS encoding TetR/AcrR family transcriptional regulator, translated as MSQEQDTRTAFMEATYRAICEHGYADLTMQDIADETDKSKAALHYHFDGKDDLFREFLAFLHEGFAETITDHPAGTPVEQLVALVRRVLDPVDDEADRQFNTALMEIKAQAPYRDGYREALRRFDEDLHAEIAGLVAAAVDAGQYDADTEPEEIAEHVLTYIHGTWTRAAAIGADVVTMREHLVEDLLDLVVDEAEVSVTAVDAADESSADADAEEVTSR; from the coding sequence ATGAGCCAGGAGCAGGACACACGAACGGCGTTCATGGAGGCGACGTACCGCGCGATATGTGAGCACGGGTACGCCGACCTCACCATGCAGGACATCGCCGACGAGACGGACAAGAGCAAGGCAGCCCTCCACTACCACTTCGACGGGAAAGACGACCTCTTCCGGGAGTTCCTCGCGTTCCTCCACGAGGGGTTCGCCGAGACGATCACAGACCACCCAGCGGGGACCCCCGTGGAGCAACTCGTCGCACTCGTCCGCCGGGTGCTCGACCCGGTCGACGACGAGGCCGACCGCCAGTTCAACACGGCGCTCATGGAGATCAAAGCGCAAGCGCCGTACCGCGACGGCTACCGCGAGGCGCTGCGTCGGTTCGACGAGGACCTCCACGCAGAGATCGCCGGACTCGTCGCCGCGGCCGTCGACGCGGGCCAGTACGACGCAGACACTGAACCCGAGGAGATCGCCGAGCACGTCCTCACGTACATCCACGGGACGTGGACGCGCGCGGCCGCCATCGGCGCGGACGTGGTGACGATGCGCGAACACCTCGTCGAGGACTTGCTCGACCTCGTCGTCGACGAGGCAGAGGTCTCGGTAACCGCTGTAGACGCTGCCGATGAGTCCTCCGCAGACGCAGACGCCGAGGAGGTCACCTCCAGATGA
- a CDS encoding phosphoribosylglycinamide synthetase C domain-containing protein, which translates to MDSRNFLFVSLADPLLGDLAWQLREEGHEVRYYTASETEADIADGFVDKTDDWRGDLDWADTVIFDDIWVDDDIGVGAIAEDLRAEGHHVVGGTPNTDRLEDDRGYAMDVLEEHGVNTIEHRVFDDFDEGIAWVEANPAPYVIKPLGEVQNVKQLLYVGQDEDGSDVIDLLAAYKEAWGDRMKGFQLQRRVEGVEVAVCGFFDGERFVEPVNLNFEHKKLFPGNIGPSTGEMGTSMLWTGRNRLFEATLGKVESWLADEGYVGSIDINCIVNGDDVFPLEFTPRFGYPTIVVQEEAFESSTAAFFHDLARGNDPDLSVHRGYQVGVRVCLPPFPFTDEATFRRNSRNAAIVFEGDREGVHIEDTKRVDGQWRVAGTSGIALVVTGKGETMRDAQAQAYDRLDRVIIPNMYYRDDIGDRWVETDGDRLQAWGYLGPA; encoded by the coding sequence ATGGACTCCCGCAACTTCCTGTTCGTCTCGTTAGCGGACCCGCTGTTGGGCGACCTCGCGTGGCAGCTCCGTGAGGAGGGCCACGAGGTGCGCTACTACACGGCCTCCGAGACGGAGGCGGACATCGCAGACGGGTTCGTCGACAAGACCGACGACTGGCGCGGCGACCTCGACTGGGCCGACACGGTGATCTTCGACGACATCTGGGTCGACGACGACATCGGGGTCGGGGCCATCGCGGAGGACCTCCGCGCCGAAGGCCACCACGTCGTCGGCGGCACACCGAACACCGACCGACTGGAGGACGACCGTGGCTACGCGATGGACGTGCTGGAGGAGCACGGCGTCAACACCATCGAGCACCGCGTGTTCGACGACTTCGACGAGGGAATCGCGTGGGTCGAAGCGAACCCGGCACCGTACGTGATCAAGCCGCTGGGTGAGGTGCAGAACGTGAAGCAACTGCTGTACGTCGGGCAAGACGAGGACGGGTCGGACGTCATCGACCTCCTGGCGGCGTACAAGGAGGCGTGGGGCGACCGGATGAAGGGGTTCCAACTCCAGCGGCGCGTCGAGGGCGTCGAGGTGGCAGTGTGCGGCTTCTTCGACGGCGAGCGGTTCGTCGAACCGGTGAACCTCAACTTCGAGCACAAGAAACTGTTCCCGGGCAACATCGGTCCCTCGACCGGAGAGATGGGCACCTCGATGCTGTGGACCGGGCGCAACAGGCTGTTCGAGGCGACGCTCGGGAAGGTGGAGTCGTGGCTCGCCGACGAAGGGTACGTCGGGAGCATCGACATCAACTGCATCGTGAACGGCGACGACGTGTTCCCGCTGGAGTTCACCCCCCGCTTCGGTTACCCCACCATCGTCGTGCAGGAGGAGGCGTTCGAGTCGTCGACGGCGGCGTTCTTCCACGACCTCGCCCGCGGCAACGACCCCGACCTCTCGGTCCACCGCGGCTACCAAGTCGGTGTCCGCGTGTGCCTCCCGCCGTTCCCGTTCACCGACGAGGCGACGTTCCGGCGCAACTCCCGTAACGCCGCCATCGTATTCGAGGGTGACCGCGAGGGCGTCCACATCGAGGACACGAAGCGCGTCGACGGCCAGTGGCGCGTCGCAGGCACCTCCGGCATCGCGCTCGTCGTCACCGGGAAAGGCGAGACCATGCGCGACGCGCAAGCGCAAGCGTACGACCGCCTCGACCGGGTCATCATCCCGAACATGTACTACCGCGACGACATCGGCGACCGGTGGGTGGAGACGGACGGCGACCGCCTGCAGGCGTGGGGCTACCTCGGGCCGGCGTAG
- a CDS encoding aldo/keto reductase: protein MSDTPDAAAAGTFDLDGETTVNRLGFGAMRLCGEGIIGAPDDEENARAVARAAVDHGVDFVDTADSYGPGTSERILREAGVVDDAVVATKAGLLREAGGDWLPHGDPDYIRNQVLVSKDRLGVDTIDLYQFHRPDPDTPFADSVAAFAELKDEGHVKHVGLSNVTVEQLDEAREHVEIATVQNQYNVANREDEAVLQACEEYGIGFIPWFPLAAGDLGAVGNELAAVADAHDATERQVALAWLLGHSDVTLPIPGTSSVDHLRENVAAAGLSLTEEEVARLADAGE from the coding sequence ATGAGCGACACACCCGACGCGGCAGCGGCAGGCACGTTCGACCTCGACGGCGAGACCACCGTGAACCGGCTAGGCTTCGGCGCGATGCGCCTGTGCGGCGAGGGGATCATCGGCGCCCCCGACGACGAGGAGAACGCGCGAGCGGTCGCCCGCGCCGCCGTCGACCACGGCGTCGACTTCGTCGACACCGCCGACTCGTACGGTCCCGGTACCTCCGAGCGCATCCTGCGGGAAGCGGGCGTCGTCGACGACGCCGTCGTGGCGACGAAGGCGGGCCTACTGCGAGAGGCCGGCGGCGACTGGCTCCCCCACGGCGACCCGGACTACATCCGCAACCAGGTGCTCGTGAGCAAGGACCGCCTCGGCGTCGACACCATCGACCTGTACCAGTTCCACCGCCCCGACCCGGACACGCCGTTCGCCGACAGCGTAGCCGCGTTCGCGGAGCTGAAAGACGAGGGCCACGTGAAGCACGTTGGCCTTTCGAACGTCACCGTCGAGCAGTTGGACGAGGCGCGCGAGCACGTGGAGATCGCCACCGTCCAGAATCAGTACAACGTCGCGAACCGCGAGGACGAGGCGGTGTTGCAGGCGTGCGAGGAGTACGGGATCGGCTTCATCCCGTGGTTCCCGCTCGCCGCAGGCGACCTCGGTGCCGTGGGCAACGAACTCGCGGCGGTCGCCGACGCCCACGACGCGACCGAGCGGCAGGTCGCACTCGCGTGGCTGCTGGGTCACTCGGACGTGACGCTCCCCATCCCGGGCACCTCCAGCGTCGACCACCTCCGGGAGAACGTCGCGGCGGCGGGGCTGTCGCTCACGGAAGAGGAGGTCGCTCGACTCGCCGACGCCGGCGAGTAG
- a CDS encoding energy-coupling factor transporter transmembrane component T family protein yields the protein MLAYEPGDSVAHRLDARSKLLVQAAVAAAAFAHSDPRGLAVLTALTLGVLALSATPVRVAVAEYRGVLPFLAVGPVLESLRLGTPWVEPSAAVDPALAAYRTLLLLALVAAYVRTTPVRESEAAVARLVPGRVGRLLGLGVGLVFRFLPVLQADLARVREAMRARLGDQRPLHERVQVVATAGLRRVLTRTDRLAVALRARCLSWNPTPPPASFGRADVAAVCLALALAGWAAWPRLSGLI from the coding sequence ATGCTCGCGTACGAACCCGGCGACTCCGTGGCCCACCGCCTCGACGCGCGGAGCAAACTGCTCGTCCAGGCGGCGGTCGCCGCGGCGGCGTTCGCCCACAGCGACCCACGAGGGCTCGCCGTCCTCACGGCGCTGACGCTGGGGGTGCTCGCGCTCTCGGCGACGCCCGTCCGTGTGGCCGTCGCCGAGTACCGTGGCGTGCTCCCGTTCCTCGCGGTCGGGCCGGTGCTGGAGTCGCTCCGTCTCGGGACGCCGTGGGTGGAGCCGTCGGCCGCGGTAGACCCGGCGCTCGCCGCCTACCGGACGCTGCTGCTACTCGCGCTCGTCGCGGCGTACGTGCGGACGACGCCCGTCCGCGAGTCCGAGGCCGCCGTCGCACGACTCGTCCCCGGTCGAGTGGGCCGGCTCCTCGGCCTCGGCGTGGGACTCGTGTTCCGGTTCCTCCCGGTGTTGCAGGCGGACCTCGCGCGGGTCCGCGAGGCGATGCGCGCCCGTCTCGGCGACCAGCGACCGCTCCACGAGCGGGTTCAGGTCGTCGCCACCGCGGGACTGCGGCGCGTGCTGACGCGGACGGACCGCCTCGCGGTCGCGCTGCGTGCGCGGTGTCTGTCGTGGAATCCGACGCCGCCGCCGGCGTCGTTCGGGCGAGCGGACGTCGCGGCGGTCTGTCTGGCGCTCGCGCTCGCGGGGTGGGCGGCGTGGCCGAGACTCTCGGGACTGATCTGA
- a CDS encoding energy-coupling factor ABC transporter ATP-binding protein gives MIETRGLTHRYGDGAASGAASTRGDDAAVALREVSLTVPDGEFLVLAGANGSGKSTLVRHFNGLLTPDEGEVLVDGTPVADDLVAARSRVGMVFQEPRDCFVAATVARDVAFGPENLGLARAEVDRRVDEALTAVNMADRASERIDRLSGGEQERVAIAGALAMEPAHLVLDEPFTGLDEPARESVLAHLRALHRDGTGVVLVTHDLRDVAAVADRLVVLDDGRVVVDAAPDAALDRLDDLAVRRPD, from the coding sequence GTGATCGAGACGCGGGGACTCACCCACCGCTACGGCGACGGAGCGGCGTCCGGTGCGGCGTCGACACGCGGAGACGATGCGGCGGTCGCGCTCCGTGAGGTGTCGCTGACGGTGCCCGACGGCGAGTTCCTCGTCCTCGCGGGGGCGAACGGCTCGGGGAAGTCGACCCTCGTACGCCACTTCAACGGCCTCTTGACGCCCGACGAGGGTGAGGTGCTGGTCGACGGCACGCCCGTCGCGGACGACCTCGTCGCCGCCCGGAGTCGCGTCGGGATGGTGTTCCAAGAGCCGCGCGACTGCTTCGTCGCCGCCACCGTCGCCCGCGACGTGGCGTTCGGCCCCGAGAACCTCGGCCTGGCGCGCGCCGAGGTGGACCGCCGAGTCGACGAAGCGCTGACCGCGGTGAACATGGCCGACCGCGCCAGTGAGCGGATCGACCGGCTCTCAGGGGGCGAACAGGAGCGGGTCGCCATCGCGGGTGCGCTGGCGATGGAGCCGGCACACCTCGTGCTCGACGAACCGTTTACCGGGCTCGACGAACCGGCCCGCGAGTCGGTGCTGGCGCACCTGCGAGCGCTCCACCGCGACGGCACCGGCGTCGTCCTCGTCACGCACGACCTCCGGGACGTGGCGGCGGTCGCCGACCGACTGGTGGTCCTCGACGACGGGCGCGTCGTCGTCGACGCGGCGCCGGACGCGGCGCTCGACCGACTCGACGACCTCGCGGTCCGCCGCCCCGACTGA